In Chitinophaga nivalis, a single genomic region encodes these proteins:
- a CDS encoding helix-turn-helix transcriptional regulator: protein MYITSLPDHTAPGFNEALHFGRFQQQNMVFNALSRRSNCDNHVGCLSFKTVLRGEEWYGIDRRRVAVRPGQFLLLNDDQRYACKIDSEEPVSCLSVFFKKTFATAVFRETLQSEESLMDDPFSPDGHTPTFFQTLNPVTPVLQRQLHALITDLESTGYEAAKTDEHLVFLLHQLLRNQGAAVREMKQVHALKPAVRKEIYQRLCMARDLLHSCYMDQPDLQMISREVCLSVPQLVRQFKAVFRVTPYQYLIRIRLYHAAILLRQTNKPVLDITWMCGFENMSAFCRAFKAVHGLSPLHFRKQSIS from the coding sequence ATGTACATCACCAGTCTGCCTGATCATACCGCGCCCGGATTTAATGAAGCGTTGCATTTCGGCCGCTTTCAGCAACAGAATATGGTCTTTAATGCCCTGAGTCGTCGTAGCAATTGCGATAATCATGTGGGCTGTCTTTCCTTTAAAACGGTATTGCGCGGAGAAGAATGGTATGGTATCGACCGGCGTAGGGTAGCCGTGAGGCCTGGACAGTTTCTGCTGTTGAATGATGACCAGCGTTACGCCTGTAAAATCGACAGTGAAGAACCGGTCAGCTGTTTGTCGGTCTTCTTCAAAAAAACATTTGCGACCGCCGTCTTCCGCGAAACCCTGCAGTCGGAAGAAAGCTTAATGGATGATCCCTTTTCTCCTGATGGTCATACGCCCACCTTTTTTCAGACCCTGAATCCGGTAACACCTGTGTTGCAGCGGCAATTGCATGCGCTGATAACCGACCTGGAAAGTACCGGATATGAAGCGGCGAAAACAGATGAGCACCTGGTGTTTTTATTGCATCAGCTGCTCCGCAATCAGGGCGCAGCCGTCCGGGAAATGAAACAGGTACATGCCCTGAAACCAGCTGTCAGAAAAGAAATATATCAACGTTTATGCATGGCCAGAGACCTGCTCCATTCCTGTTATATGGACCAGCCGGATCTGCAAATGATCAGCAGGGAAGTCTGCTTATCTGTGCCGCAGCTGGTACGGCAGTTCAAAGCCGTCTTCCGTGTAACGCCTTACCAATATCTTATCCGCATCCGGTTGTATCATGCCGCCATTTTACTCCGGCAAACGAACAAGCCGGTGCTGGATATCACGTGGATGTGTGGTTTTGAGAATATGAGTGCCTTCTGTCGTGCTTTCAAGGCAGTACATGGTTTATCTCCCCTTCATTTCAGAAAACAGTCCATATCCTGA
- a CDS encoding helix-turn-helix domain-containing protein, which produces MEEIVKISSIAQYNTMRGVTTRHPLVTVIDLSKAQPMPARSFNFGLYAVGLKELHCGQLRYGRRHYDYQEGSLIFVAPGQVAGVQPNLELFTPTGWVLLFHPDLINGTPLGKHMQDYSFFSYDVNEALHLSDKEKSMVIDCFSKIEYELDQNIDKHSKRLISSNIELLLNYCIRFYDRQFITRDHANKGILERFEYLLNGYFLSDIPQHEGLPSVAYCAGALHLSPNYFGDLVKKETGKSALEYIQSKVINVAKARLFDRHKSASEIAYELGFKYPQHFTRLFKQKVGVTPSDYRMMN; this is translated from the coding sequence ATGGAAGAGATTGTAAAAATCAGCAGCATCGCGCAATACAATACCATGAGGGGCGTAACTACCAGACATCCGCTGGTTACAGTGATTGATCTCTCGAAAGCGCAACCGATGCCCGCCCGATCATTCAACTTTGGTTTGTATGCCGTGGGGCTGAAAGAATTGCACTGTGGCCAATTGCGCTATGGAAGAAGGCACTATGACTACCAGGAAGGAAGTCTGATATTTGTAGCGCCCGGACAAGTGGCAGGTGTACAACCCAACCTTGAACTATTTACTCCGACGGGCTGGGTATTGCTCTTTCATCCTGACCTGATAAACGGCACTCCGCTGGGCAAACACATGCAGGACTATTCTTTCTTTTCGTATGATGTCAATGAAGCGCTTCACCTGTCGGATAAAGAGAAGAGTATGGTCATTGATTGCTTCTCGAAAATCGAATATGAACTCGATCAAAATATAGACAAGCATAGCAAAAGACTGATTTCATCCAACATTGAGTTGCTGCTCAATTACTGTATCCGTTTTTACGACCGCCAGTTCATTACACGCGACCATGCCAATAAAGGAATCCTGGAACGGTTTGAATACCTATTAAACGGTTATTTTTTATCCGATATACCGCAGCACGAGGGCTTACCTTCCGTAGCTTATTGCGCCGGAGCGCTGCATTTATCACCCAACTATTTTGGCGACCTGGTGAAGAAAGAAACCGGCAAATCTGCGCTGGAATACATTCAATCAAAAGTGATAAATGTGGCGAAAGCGAGACTGTTTGACAGGCATAAATCCGCGAGTGAAATTGCCTACGAACTGGGCTTTAAATATCCGCAGCATTTCACCCGTTTATTCAAACAAAAGGTAGGCGTTACGCCGAGTGATTACCGGATGATGAATTAA
- a CDS encoding TCR/Tet family MFS transporter, which produces MYTSKKAAISFIFVTLLIDVMGWGLIIPVMADLIAQLKHIPVNQASTYGALLLSVFAITQFLFAPVIGNLSDKYGRRPVLLLSLLGFGLDYIILALAPAYGWLFAGRIIAGITGASFTTATAYIADVSTDETSRAKNFGMIGAAFGLGFVLGPALGAFLASWGIRAPFYAAAVLCLVNCLYGYFFLPESLSKENRRPFDWRRANPFGSLKFLTRHPEIGGLALSFFLIYLGAQAVQGNWNFFTIYRFNWSEKMVGISLAVVGVLVGAVQAGLTRVVNPKLGNEKSIYLGLSLYTLGLILFAFATQGWMMFVFLVPYCLGGICGPSLQSVISGHVPPNQQGELQGALTSLMSLTTIIGPLMMSTTFAYFTSDKAPFHFPGMHFLIGGACMLLSIIITNKVLTREKKVRPELLDVIKGGGELKDAPMH; this is translated from the coding sequence ATGTATACATCCAAGAAAGCTGCCATCAGTTTTATTTTCGTTACGTTGCTGATCGACGTAATGGGTTGGGGATTGATTATTCCCGTTATGGCCGACCTGATTGCACAGCTGAAACACATTCCGGTTAACCAGGCCAGTACCTATGGGGCCTTGTTGTTATCGGTTTTTGCGATTACCCAATTTTTATTTGCACCAGTTATCGGTAACCTGAGTGACAAGTACGGACGTCGTCCGGTACTGTTGTTATCCCTGTTGGGATTCGGGCTTGATTATATTATCCTGGCGTTGGCGCCGGCTTACGGATGGCTGTTTGCCGGACGTATTATCGCCGGTATTACCGGTGCGAGCTTTACCACTGCTACGGCTTACATTGCCGACGTAAGCACCGACGAAACATCCCGGGCCAAAAATTTTGGTATGATTGGCGCTGCCTTTGGGCTGGGCTTTGTACTGGGCCCTGCATTAGGTGCATTCCTGGCCAGCTGGGGTATCCGGGCGCCGTTTTATGCGGCGGCGGTACTATGTCTGGTAAACTGCCTGTATGGTTATTTCTTCTTACCGGAATCTTTGAGTAAAGAAAACCGCCGGCCTTTTGACTGGCGGCGTGCCAATCCGTTTGGCTCCCTGAAGTTTTTAACACGGCATCCCGAAATCGGTGGCCTGGCCCTGAGCTTTTTCCTGATTTATCTGGGCGCACAGGCGGTACAGGGTAACTGGAATTTCTTTACCATCTATCGTTTCAACTGGAGTGAAAAAATGGTGGGTATCTCCCTGGCAGTAGTAGGTGTGCTGGTAGGAGCCGTGCAGGCTGGATTAACACGGGTGGTCAATCCTAAACTCGGGAATGAAAAAAGTATTTACCTGGGATTATCCCTGTACACACTGGGCCTGATATTATTTGCTTTTGCTACGCAGGGCTGGATGATGTTTGTATTTCTGGTGCCGTATTGCCTGGGTGGTATCTGCGGCCCGTCGCTGCAATCTGTTATATCCGGACATGTACCACCTAACCAGCAGGGAGAGCTGCAAGGTGCGCTCACCAGCCTGATGAGCCTCACCACCATTATTGGTCCCCTGATGATGAGCACTACATTTGCCTATTTTACCTCAGACAAGGCGCCGTTCCATTTTCCGGGTATGCACTTCCTGATTGGAGGGGCCTGTATGTTACTGAGTATTATCATTACCAACAAGGTATTGACGCGGGAGAAGAAAGTCCGGCCGGAGTTGCTGGATGTGATTAAAGGCGGTGGAGAACTGAAGGATGCGCCGATGCATTAA
- a CDS encoding alpha/beta hydrolase: MNARIDRRVLLIIALILSFHLTYGQNQVIPLYEGMIPNARKTPADYIEETDDDGLITRVTVPALTCYLPEKEKANGTAVIICPGGGYQVLSTADEAAVARELVQAGITAFVLKYRLPDNRIMVRKSIGPLQDVQAALMLLHRRAAAWGIDTGKIGLVGLSAGGHVASTAGVSFQQPVIPNPDHINLRPAFMVLLYPVIIFDRMIPSGTRERLVGKEASVALLNQFSNEKRVTAQTPPSFLVHATDDEVVPVKNSVAFFNALQQAKVKSEMHIFQAGGHGFGLYDPVYKNKWLDACLNWLSINHFLNEPVKH, encoded by the coding sequence ATGAATGCGAGAATTGACAGACGGGTCTTGCTGATAATTGCGTTGATCCTATCTTTCCACCTGACCTATGGCCAGAACCAGGTCATCCCACTCTATGAAGGCATGATTCCCAATGCCCGGAAAACACCTGCTGATTATATCGAGGAAACAGATGACGATGGCCTCATTACCAGGGTGACAGTACCTGCTTTAACGTGTTACTTGCCCGAAAAAGAAAAGGCGAATGGCACTGCAGTGATTATTTGTCCGGGAGGTGGTTATCAGGTGCTATCGACCGCAGATGAAGCGGCGGTAGCCCGGGAGTTGGTGCAGGCGGGGATAACGGCTTTTGTATTGAAGTATCGCTTACCGGACAACAGGATCATGGTCAGGAAATCCATTGGTCCGTTGCAGGATGTACAGGCTGCATTGATGCTGTTACACCGCCGGGCGGCGGCATGGGGAATAGATACCGGGAAAATCGGGCTGGTGGGCCTTTCTGCCGGCGGCCACGTGGCTTCCACAGCGGGCGTAAGTTTTCAGCAGCCGGTGATTCCCAATCCGGATCATATTAACCTACGGCCGGCATTTATGGTACTGTTATATCCGGTGATCATTTTCGACCGGATGATTCCCAGCGGAACACGGGAACGACTGGTGGGAAAAGAGGCGTCGGTGGCTTTATTAAACCAGTTCAGCAACGAAAAAAGGGTTACCGCTCAGACACCGCCTTCCTTCCTGGTACATGCAACCGATGATGAGGTGGTACCGGTAAAAAACAGCGTGGCATTTTTTAATGCGTTACAACAGGCAAAAGTAAAATCAGAGATGCATATTTTCCAGGCCGGTGGTCATGGTTTTGGATTGTATGATCCGGTGTATAAAAATAAATGGCTGGATGCGTGCCTGAACTGGTTGTCCATTAATCACTTTTTAAATGAGCCGGTAAAGCACTGA
- a CDS encoding aldo/keto reductase, with the protein MKTRRLGTAGLEVSELGFGCMGLSHGYGPATNESDAIALIQKAYESGITFFDTAEAYGQGANEQLVGKGLHKVRDKVIIATKFGFTSGKHTAGLDSRPERIRQVAENSLRYLQTDYIDLFYQHRVDPNVPVEDVAGTVKDLIAEGKVKHFGMSEAGVQSIRRAHAEQPVTALQSEYSMFWREPEKDIMPLLEELGIGFVPFSPLGKGFLTGKMNADTEFDKTDFRNILPRFSKENREANQTVIDLVTKMAGVHNATPAQIALAWLLAQKPWIVPIPGTTKTTRLEENAGGTNITLSEDDVANINKYLDNISLQGARYPAGMADLQGR; encoded by the coding sequence ATGAAAACACGACGATTGGGAACCGCAGGATTAGAAGTGTCTGAACTTGGTTTCGGCTGCATGGGATTAAGCCATGGTTATGGTCCGGCAACCAATGAAAGCGATGCCATTGCACTCATTCAAAAAGCGTATGAATCGGGCATTACTTTCTTTGATACCGCAGAGGCGTACGGACAAGGCGCCAATGAACAGCTGGTAGGAAAAGGATTACACAAGGTACGTGATAAAGTAATCATCGCTACTAAGTTTGGCTTTACAAGCGGTAAGCATACGGCTGGTTTGGATAGTCGCCCGGAACGTATCCGCCAGGTGGCGGAAAACTCGCTCCGGTATCTGCAAACTGATTATATCGACTTGTTTTATCAGCACCGCGTGGACCCGAACGTGCCTGTTGAAGACGTTGCCGGAACCGTAAAAGATTTGATTGCCGAAGGCAAAGTAAAACACTTCGGCATGAGTGAAGCCGGCGTGCAAAGTATACGCAGGGCGCATGCCGAACAACCCGTGACAGCCCTGCAAAGCGAGTACTCTATGTTCTGGCGCGAACCTGAAAAAGACATCATGCCATTGCTGGAAGAACTGGGCATTGGCTTCGTGCCGTTTAGCCCGTTGGGCAAGGGATTTTTAACGGGTAAGATGAATGCGGATACTGAATTTGACAAGACCGATTTCAGAAATATCCTTCCTCGTTTTAGTAAGGAAAACCGCGAAGCGAATCAAACTGTTATTGACCTTGTAACAAAGATGGCAGGAGTGCACAACGCTACGCCGGCGCAGATTGCATTGGCATGGCTGCTGGCGCAAAAGCCATGGATTGTGCCGATTCCGGGAACCACAAAAACGACGCGTTTGGAAGAAAATGCCGGTGGTACAAACATCACCTTAAGCGAGGATGATGTAGCCAATATCAATAAGTATTTGGACAACATCAGCCTTCAGGGAGCACGCTATCCCGCAGGCATGGCAGACCTGCAGGGCAGGTAA